One window of Cryptococcus neoformans var. grubii H99 chromosome 11, complete sequence genomic DNA carries:
- a CDS encoding solute carrier family 25 (mitochondrial phosphate transporter), member 23/24/25/41, whose amino-acid sequence MSDHSERDVKIDDMAASSSSSSSEPHYTLSPHPPHTDSSFHPLPTDPTPPPQPMSLREAPGPDIFPDHRPTLAEFRASEGPAARASKLRALWKSLPALPSIPDDDEPTPTKMMQLPGQGTTAALSLERAERLKKLYEEELVKRISEERPDSSLWGGPDDLEPEMKNLKGKGIAWQDFRRFLWDKERELWDIFQELDHNADGRLDAQEMRAALARSGVDVTPATVSDLVHFLASHSSKEGLPKVPSQGGSEEGLYLTFADFRDFLIMLPRKATPFEIYKFYQVRKRFSDGRGAARVDKEGDISVSFPKAPNSPQTSTAAGFFHPPKQHKEEDDEFADTPGPYDEDVEVVQEDRHEAWRFLLAGGIAGGVSRTVTAPFDRLKVYLITTDDFSAFNRHPHFNHPLQNSFRAVTNLWGAVQRIYVDGGGLRAFWVGNGLNVTKIFPESAIKFVSYEQSKKFLAKYWDKVSDPSELSSSSRFISGGVGGITSQLAIYGLETLKTRIQSDIGPNQGWKHVVKTAKEMWRAGGVRTYYRGLTLGLVGVFPYSAIDMGTYETLKTAYCRSTKTDEPPVFAVLSFGALSGSIGAASVYPVNLLRTRLQASGSSGHPHQYTGFRDVMQQTLKNEGWRGLYKGLLPSILKVGPAVGVSWIVYEESKRMLGV is encoded by the exons ATGTCAGATCACTCGGAAAGAG ACGTTAAGATAGACGATATGGcagcctcatcctcatcctcatcgtccgAACCCCATTACACCCTCTCACCCCATCCACCCCACACTGACTCATCATTTCACCCCTTACCTACCGACCCaacgcctcctcctcaacctaTGTCCCTTCGCGAAGCCCCAGGACCCGACATCTTTCCGGACCACCGGCCCACTCTTGCCGAGTTCCGCGCCAGTGAAGGTCCTGCCGCAAGAGCTTCAAAACTCAGAGCGCTCTGGAAATCTCTTCCCGcccttccatccattcCTGACGACGATGAACCCACACCGACAAAAATGATGCAGCTCCCTGGCCAGGGTACCACTGCTGCCCTGTCACTCGAGCGCGCTGAGAGGTTAAAAAAGCTctacgaagaagaattggTCAAGCGTATTAGCGAGGAGAGACCGGATAGTTCGTTATGGGGTGGACCTGATGATCTTGAGCCGGAAATGAAGAATTTAAAGGGCAAAGGTATCGCGTGGCAAGATTTCAGGCGGTTCTTATGGGATAAAGAGAGAGAGTTGTGGGATATCTTCCAGGAACTGGATCATAACGCCGACGGCCGTCTTGATGCGCAAGAGATGAGAGCGGCACTTGCTCGTTCAGGGGTGGACGTCACACCGGCAACCGTTTCTGATCTTGTCCATTTCCTTGCCAGTCACTCTAGCAAAGAAGGGTTACCCAAAGTTCCTTCACAGGGAGGTTCAGAAGAGGGGTTGTACCTTACATTCGCCGATTTCAGAGATTTCCTGATCATGTTGCCCAGGAAAGCGACACCATTTGAAATCTACAAAT TCTACCAAGTCCGGAAACGATTCTCTGACGGCCGAGGTGCCGCTCGTGTCGACAAAGAAGGCGATATCAGCGTCTCATTCCCCAAAGCCCCCAACTCACCTCAAACATCTACCGCCGCTGGATTTTTCCACCCCCCAAAACAacacaaagaagaagacgacgagtTTGCCGATACTCCCGGACCGTACGACGAGGATGTTGAAGTCGTGCAGGAAGATAGGCATGAGGCGTGGAGGTTCCTCTTGGCGGGTGGTATTGCCGGTGGCGTCTCGCGGACGGTGACAGCTCCATTCGACAGGTTGAAAGTCTATCTCATCACGACTGATGATTTTTCTGCTTTCAATCGTCATCCACATTTCAACCACCCTTTACAAAATAGTTTCCGGGCGGTGACGAATCTGTGGGGAGCGGTGCAGAGGATTTATGTGGACGGTGGGGGATTGAGAGCGTTCTGGGTTGGAAATGGGTTGAACGTGACAAAGATCTTCCCT GAATCCGCTATCAAATTCGTCTCATATGAACAATCCAAAAAATTCCTCGCCAAATACTGGGATAAAGTCTCAGATCCATCAGaactttcctcctcttcccgctTCATCTCTGGCGGTGTCGGCGGCATCACCTCCCAATTGGCTATTTATGGTCTCGAAACCCTCAAAACGCGGATACAAAGTGATATTGGGCCGAACCAAGGATGGAAGCATGTCGTCAAGACAGCAAAGGAAATGTGGAGAGCCGGAGGGGTCAGGACGTATTATCGTGGATTGACTCTCGGTTTGGTTGGCGTTTTCCCGTATAGTGCGATTGATATGGGAACATATGAGACACTCAAGACGGCGTATTGCCGGTCGACAAAGACGGATGAGCCGCCGGTATTTGCTGTACTCTCGTTTGGAGCGCTTTCAGGTTCTATTGGCGCTGCGTCTGTTTATC CTGTCAACCTCCTTCGAACACGTCTTCAAGCTTCCGGCTCATCTGGCCACCCACATCAATACACCGGCTTCCGTGACGTGATGCAGCAGACCCTCAAGaatgaaggatggagaggccTTTATAAAGGGTTGCTGCCTAGTATATTGAAGGTGGGCCCCGCAGTGGGTGTCAGCTGGATTGTATATGAGGAGTCGAAGAGGATGCTGGGAGTTTAA